One Aliidiomarina minuta genomic region harbors:
- a CDS encoding DUF294 nucleotidyltransferase-like domain-containing protein, whose amino-acid sequence MAIDLQDIADFLKQTPPFDSLDGGQLEYALDHAEAVYVSQQNQQQILREGHPALYLVRSGTFDLIDKRGKHLERLETGDLFGFPSLLTGRTISNKLDALADGILYSWDEATFNYLRRYSKSFERYFMQAQEQRLLTEQRSEGDAPDWTERDIGQVIARELISIGSDTSIQQAAEKMSASKVSSLLVVDEGQLRGILTDRDLRNRVVAKGVSYDVSVAAVMTQMPEFVYARQSLFDALTIMNHANIHHLPVLDDNDTPVGMITTTDLMQQQRSEPVFLMNALFKAKDRQALIEEAQKVPDYLRTFAKRVKDIGMVGRLLASLTDGMTRKLIRLYEEEHGSAPTAYAWMAFGSQAREDQTLSSDQDNGLLLSDNINTTQREYFAGMAEFVCTGLAECGIRLCPGDVMAMNEKWRRTSLEWREQFLKWIKSPTPDAILHSMIFFDSRLIAGNTPLYRKHREGVAKIAQQDIFLGNIGRHIGELNVPLGLFNRLRTTSEEGGDYIDIKKQGVAIVNDIVRLYSLMEGLTMPATPARLLALRDSRLLSASDNQNLLEAWQFLTQLRLTHQLRISGTTEPVNAVDPETLSTLERRQLKAAFRIIKDAQQGIAFKVGRGM is encoded by the coding sequence ATGGCCATTGATTTACAGGATATTGCCGATTTTCTGAAACAGACGCCGCCTTTTGACAGTCTGGACGGCGGTCAGTTGGAATACGCGCTGGATCACGCAGAAGCGGTGTATGTCAGTCAGCAAAATCAGCAACAGATACTACGAGAGGGTCACCCGGCGCTGTATCTTGTGCGCTCGGGAACCTTTGATCTCATCGATAAAAGAGGCAAACATCTGGAGCGACTGGAGACTGGGGATTTGTTTGGTTTCCCATCGCTACTGACCGGGCGCACTATCAGCAATAAACTGGATGCGCTGGCCGATGGCATTCTGTATAGCTGGGACGAAGCAACTTTCAATTATTTGCGGCGCTACTCGAAGTCATTTGAACGTTACTTTATGCAGGCACAGGAGCAGCGGTTACTGACAGAGCAGCGTAGCGAGGGTGACGCCCCGGACTGGACGGAGCGCGACATAGGTCAGGTAATAGCCCGTGAACTTATTTCCATTGGCAGTGATACCAGTATTCAGCAGGCGGCGGAAAAAATGTCAGCTAGTAAGGTGTCCAGTCTGTTGGTCGTCGATGAAGGTCAGTTGCGGGGTATTTTAACGGATCGGGATCTGCGCAATCGGGTGGTTGCCAAGGGAGTGTCGTATGATGTCTCGGTGGCTGCTGTGATGACGCAAATGCCGGAATTTGTTTATGCACGGCAAAGTCTGTTTGATGCACTCACCATTATGAATCATGCGAATATTCATCACTTGCCGGTACTCGATGATAACGATACGCCGGTGGGTATGATCACCACGACCGACCTGATGCAACAACAACGCAGTGAGCCCGTGTTCCTGATGAACGCGCTGTTTAAAGCGAAAGACCGGCAAGCGCTTATTGAAGAAGCGCAGAAAGTGCCTGATTATCTGCGCACCTTTGCGAAGCGGGTGAAAGATATCGGTATGGTTGGGCGGTTACTGGCTTCACTTACTGATGGCATGACCCGTAAACTGATACGTTTGTATGAGGAAGAGCACGGCTCGGCGCCTACCGCTTATGCCTGGATGGCGTTTGGCTCGCAGGCCAGAGAAGACCAGACTCTGAGCTCTGATCAGGATAACGGACTGTTACTGAGCGATAATATTAATACCACTCAACGCGAGTATTTTGCGGGCATGGCCGAGTTTGTCTGTACCGGTCTGGCCGAGTGCGGCATTCGTTTATGTCCAGGCGACGTTATGGCGATGAATGAAAAGTGGCGCAGAACCTCGCTGGAGTGGCGCGAGCAGTTTTTAAAATGGATTAAGTCACCCACGCCTGACGCCATTCTGCATAGTATGATTTTTTTCGATAGTCGCCTGATAGCCGGGAATACGCCGCTGTATCGTAAACACAGAGAAGGTGTCGCCAAAATTGCCCAGCAGGATATTTTTCTGGGTAACATAGGTCGTCATATTGGTGAGTTGAATGTGCCGCTGGGTTTGTTTAATCGTTTGCGCACGACCAGTGAAGAGGGCGGTGATTATATTGATATCAAAAAACAGGGCGTGGCTATAGTCAACGACATTGTACGCCTTTATAGCCTTATGGAAGGTCTGACTATGCCAGCAACGCCAGCTCGTTTACTGGCCTTGCGTGACAGTCGTTTGCTGAGTGCCTCTGACAATCAGAATCTGCTTGAGGCCTGGCAGTTTCTGACCCAATTGAGGTTAACTCACCAGTTGCGTATCAGCGGCACCACTGAGCCGGTCAATGCTGTGGATCCGGAAACTTTAAGTACCCTTGAGCGCCGTCAGCTTAAAGCCGCTTTTCGCATCATTAAAGATGCACAGCAGGGAATTGCTTTTAAAGTCGGAAGAGGTATGTAG
- a CDS encoding sodium:solute symporter family protein, producing MDIQTLTFIVVGLTFALYIGIAIWARAGSTNDFYVAGGGVPPVANGMATAADWMSAASFISMAGLISFLGYDGSVYLMGWTGGYVLLALCLAPYLRKFGKFTVPDFIGDRYYSQTARTVAVICAILVSFTYIAGQMRGVGVVFSRFLEVDITMGVLIGMAMVYFYTLLGGMKGITYTQVAQYCILAFAYTVPAVFISFQMTGHVLPQTGFGATLADGSGAFLLERLDGLSTELGFDAYTEGSKATLDIFAITLALMVGTAGLPHVIIRFFTVPKVSDARRSGGWALVFIAVVYTTAPAIASITKVNVLNTINGPDQQGVMYEDAPTWITNWERTGLIQVSEEARAGEEPMFFSNDERHNTSVDADIIVLASPEIGNLPNWVVALVAAGGVAAALSTSAGLLLVISSSVSHDLLKRTLKPNITDRQELLYARIAAGVAVLIGAYFGINPPGFVAEVVAFAFGLAAASFFPAIIMGIFHKRMNSTGAIAGMVTGILFTLSYIVYFKFINPTAGPDEWFLEISPEGIGTVGMILNFIVANVVLKFTKDAPEEIQELVESIRYPKGSGAATGH from the coding sequence ATGGATATTCAGACTTTAACCTTTATTGTCGTTGGCTTGACCTTCGCCTTGTATATAGGTATTGCTATCTGGGCCCGGGCGGGTTCAACCAATGACTTTTATGTTGCTGGCGGTGGTGTACCACCCGTTGCTAATGGTATGGCAACGGCAGCAGACTGGATGTCGGCAGCTTCCTTCATTTCGATGGCCGGTTTAATCTCCTTTTTAGGTTATGACGGCAGTGTGTACTTGATGGGCTGGACCGGTGGTTACGTACTACTGGCGCTGTGTTTAGCGCCTTACTTGCGTAAATTTGGTAAGTTCACGGTACCGGATTTCATTGGTGACCGTTACTACTCACAGACTGCCCGTACCGTGGCTGTTATTTGTGCCATTCTGGTGTCCTTTACTTACATCGCCGGTCAAATGCGTGGTGTGGGCGTAGTTTTCAGTCGCTTCCTGGAAGTGGATATTACTATGGGCGTGCTTATCGGCATGGCGATGGTTTATTTCTACACCCTGTTAGGCGGCATGAAAGGCATTACTTATACTCAGGTTGCCCAGTATTGTATTCTGGCTTTTGCCTACACAGTACCTGCGGTGTTCATCTCTTTTCAGATGACAGGTCACGTGTTACCGCAAACCGGCTTTGGTGCAACGCTTGCCGATGGTTCCGGTGCTTTCCTGCTGGAACGTCTGGACGGCTTGTCTACGGAATTAGGCTTTGATGCTTATACCGAAGGTAGTAAGGCAACCCTGGATATATTTGCTATCACGCTTGCGTTGATGGTGGGTACCGCTGGTTTACCGCACGTTATTATTCGTTTCTTCACCGTACCTAAAGTGAGTGACGCACGTCGTTCAGGTGGTTGGGCTCTGGTATTTATTGCTGTGGTTTATACAACAGCACCAGCAATTGCCTCGATTACCAAGGTCAACGTGTTGAATACGATTAACGGCCCGGATCAGCAGGGGGTCATGTACGAAGATGCACCGACCTGGATAACCAACTGGGAACGTACTGGTTTGATACAGGTGAGTGAAGAAGCCCGTGCTGGTGAAGAGCCTATGTTCTTCTCTAATGATGAGCGTCATAATACGAGTGTAGATGCGGACATCATTGTACTTGCCAGTCCTGAAATCGGTAATTTGCCAAACTGGGTAGTTGCTTTAGTGGCTGCTGGTGGTGTTGCTGCGGCATTATCAACGTCAGCAGGTTTGTTGCTGGTGATATCCAGTTCGGTGTCCCATGACTTACTGAAACGAACCCTGAAGCCCAATATCACTGACAGGCAGGAACTCTTATACGCGCGTATTGCAGCGGGTGTGGCGGTTCTGATCGGTGCTTACTTTGGTATTAATCCGCCAGGCTTTGTTGCCGAGGTGGTTGCCTTCGCGTTCGGTCTGGCAGCAGCATCCTTTTTCCCTGCGATTATTATGGGTATCTTCCATAAACGCATGAATAGCACGGGTGCTATTGCCGGTATGGTAACTGGTATACTCTTTACATTGTCCTATATTGTCTACTTTAAGTTCATCAACCCGACCGCCGGGCCGGATGAGTGGTTCTTAGAGATTTCGCCTGAAGGCATAGGTACTGTAGGCATGATTCTGAACTTCATTGTGGCTAATGTTGTGTTGAAGTTCACTAAAGATGCACCAGAAGAGATACAGGAGCTGGTTGAGTCTATCCGTTATCCGAAAGGATCAGGGGCTGCAACTGGTCATTAA
- a CDS encoding DUF4212 domain-containing protein, producing MGFESEDHAKAYWKENLALMLKLLSVWFIVSFGFGIILADWLNQIQFFGFKLGFWFAQQGAIYTFIVLIFIYIRQMNKLDKKYQVEEE from the coding sequence ATGGGATTTGAATCAGAAGACCATGCCAAAGCCTATTGGAAAGAGAATTTAGCACTGATGCTTAAGTTGCTGTCAGTCTGGTTTATTGTCTCTTTCGGATTCGGCATTATTCTGGCGGACTGGCTTAACCAGATCCAATTTTTTGGCTTTAAACTGGGTTTTTGGTTTGCCCAGCAGGGCGCGATTTACACCTTCATCGTGCTGATTTTTATCTATATCCGGCAGATGAATAAGCTGGATAAAAAATATCAGGTCGAGGAGGAGTAA